A region from the Lycium barbarum isolate Lr01 chromosome 8, ASM1917538v2, whole genome shotgun sequence genome encodes:
- the LOC132606488 gene encoding uncharacterized protein LOC132606488 isoform X1, which produces MGSCKLKRREYQMLGPSALLFIKKTRHLTKKRLFVSLFFFFSPKIFLTLAEEKIISLIYLPLSHSDDKETDRFVLIGLPIYSKPAGLVCGPSVIALLAAFFHISRWSYGENQAFQELAKVCSVIASFTTWYKISSSSISGHITVNSFIFGHKTANSFISVHKAASSFISSQSFPTPSFEATSLPTPSFQSTRYQAPSFQATSQPSALQAPSVGLTPPQKTFNKRKRESTHHWTVDAIDSQGNTKKLKVKKIEVLNLPRGERIVVPFDFLDPIDEAQGVLAGFCGILATDCSIFPISFDKWPDMPQSYFNDCFDNINAKLEDWRHTLESKGFKLSRTKTEYLECKFSETPQEVGVEVRLGAQAIQKKSSFKYLGSIMQGNGEIDDDVTHRIGVGWMKWRLASGVLCDKKVPPQLKGKFYRVVVRPAMLYGAECWPVKISHVQKMKVAEMRMLRWMCGHTRSDRIRNEAIRDKVGVASVEDKMREMRLRWFGHVKRRDIDAPVRRCERLAMDGFRRGRGRPKKYWGEVIRQDMTQLQLTEDMTLDRRVWRTHIRVEG; this is translated from the exons atgggttcatgtaaattgaaacggagggagtatcaaaTGTTGGGACCCTCCGCTCTCTTATTTATTAAAAAAACGCGGCATTTAACAAAAAAAAGgctttttgtttccctctttttttttttttcacccaaAATATTTCTCACTCTAGCAGAAGAGAAAATTATTTCCCTCATCTATTTGCCTCTTTCTCACTCcg ATGATAAAGAAACTGATCGTTTTGTTTTAATAGGATTGCCAATATATTCAAAGCCGGCAGGATTAGTTTGTGGACCTTCTGTCATTGCACTGTTAGCTGCGTTTTTCCACATATCAAG GTGGAGCTATGGCGAAAACCAAGCGTTTCAAGAACTTGCAAAAGTCTGTTCAGTCATTGCCTCCTTCACAACAT GGTACAAGATATCAAGCTCCTCCATTTCAGGCCACATCACAGTCAActccttcattttcggccacaagaCAGCGAACTCCTTTATTTCAGTTCACAAGGCAGCAAGTTCCTTTATTTCAAGCCAATCATTTCCAACTCCTTCATTTGAAGCCACATCACTGCCAACTCCTTCATTTCAGAGCACAAGATATCAAGCTCCTTCATTTCAGGCCACATCACAACCATCTGCTTTACAGGCACCTTCTGTTGGTCTCACACCACCACAAAAGACATTCAATAAGCGCAAACGTGAGTCTACACATCATTGGACTGTGGATGCAATAg ATTCACAAGGAAATACCAAAAAGCTCAAAGTGAAGAAAATAGAAGTGTTAAATTTACCTCGGGGGGAACGTATTGTGGTTCCGTTTGATTTCCTGGATCCAATAGACGAAGCACAAGGCGTTCTCGCAGGCTTTTGTGGTATTTTAGCAACTGACTGTTCCATATTTCCAATTAGCTTTGATAAATGGCCGGATATGCCTCAATCATATTTCAACGACTGCTTTGATAAcattaacgctaagctggaggattggagacataccttggagtctaaaggatttaagctgagtaggaccaagacagagtacttagagtgtaagttcagtgagacacctcaggaggttggcgtcgaagttaggcttggtgctcaggccatccaaaagaaaagtagtttcaagtaccttgggtctatcatgcaaggcaacggggagattgacgatgatgtcacacatcgtattggggtagggtggatgaaatggaggctagcttctGGAGtgttatgtgacaagaaggtgccaccacaactcaagggcaagttctacagagtggtggttagaccggctatgttgtatggggcggagtgttggccagttaagatctctcacgttcaaaagatgaaagttgccgagatgagaatgttgagatggatgtgtgggcacactaggagtgacaggattagaaatgaggctattcgggataaggtgggagtggcctcggtggaagacaagatgcgggaaatgcgactgagatggtttgggcatgtgaagaggagagacatagatgccccagtgcggaggtgtgagaggttagccatggatggtttcagaagaggtaggggtaggccaaagaaatattggggagaggtgattagacaggacatgacgcagttacagcttaccgaggacatgaccttagataggagggtgtggaggacccacattagggtagaaggctag
- the LOC132606488 gene encoding uncharacterized protein LOC132606488 isoform X2 yields the protein MGSCKLKRREYQMLGPSALLFIKKTRHLTKKRLFVSLFFFFSPKIFLTLAEEKIISLIYLPLSHSGLPIYSKPAGLVCGPSVIALLAAFFHISRWSYGENQAFQELAKVCSVIASFTTWYKISSSSISGHITVNSFIFGHKTANSFISVHKAASSFISSQSFPTPSFEATSLPTPSFQSTRYQAPSFQATSQPSALQAPSVGLTPPQKTFNKRKRESTHHWTVDAIDSQGNTKKLKVKKIEVLNLPRGERIVVPFDFLDPIDEAQGVLAGFCGILATDCSIFPISFDKWPDMPQSYFNDCFDNINAKLEDWRHTLESKGFKLSRTKTEYLECKFSETPQEVGVEVRLGAQAIQKKSSFKYLGSIMQGNGEIDDDVTHRIGVGWMKWRLASGVLCDKKVPPQLKGKFYRVVVRPAMLYGAECWPVKISHVQKMKVAEMRMLRWMCGHTRSDRIRNEAIRDKVGVASVEDKMREMRLRWFGHVKRRDIDAPVRRCERLAMDGFRRGRGRPKKYWGEVIRQDMTQLQLTEDMTLDRRVWRTHIRVEG from the exons atgggttcatgtaaattgaaacggagggagtatcaaaTGTTGGGACCCTCCGCTCTCTTATTTATTAAAAAAACGCGGCATTTAACAAAAAAAAGgctttttgtttccctctttttttttttttcacccaaAATATTTCTCACTCTAGCAGAAGAGAAAATTATTTCCCTCATCTATTTGCCTCTTTCTCACTCcg GATTGCCAATATATTCAAAGCCGGCAGGATTAGTTTGTGGACCTTCTGTCATTGCACTGTTAGCTGCGTTTTTCCACATATCAAG GTGGAGCTATGGCGAAAACCAAGCGTTTCAAGAACTTGCAAAAGTCTGTTCAGTCATTGCCTCCTTCACAACAT GGTACAAGATATCAAGCTCCTCCATTTCAGGCCACATCACAGTCAActccttcattttcggccacaagaCAGCGAACTCCTTTATTTCAGTTCACAAGGCAGCAAGTTCCTTTATTTCAAGCCAATCATTTCCAACTCCTTCATTTGAAGCCACATCACTGCCAACTCCTTCATTTCAGAGCACAAGATATCAAGCTCCTTCATTTCAGGCCACATCACAACCATCTGCTTTACAGGCACCTTCTGTTGGTCTCACACCACCACAAAAGACATTCAATAAGCGCAAACGTGAGTCTACACATCATTGGACTGTGGATGCAATAg ATTCACAAGGAAATACCAAAAAGCTCAAAGTGAAGAAAATAGAAGTGTTAAATTTACCTCGGGGGGAACGTATTGTGGTTCCGTTTGATTTCCTGGATCCAATAGACGAAGCACAAGGCGTTCTCGCAGGCTTTTGTGGTATTTTAGCAACTGACTGTTCCATATTTCCAATTAGCTTTGATAAATGGCCGGATATGCCTCAATCATATTTCAACGACTGCTTTGATAAcattaacgctaagctggaggattggagacataccttggagtctaaaggatttaagctgagtaggaccaagacagagtacttagagtgtaagttcagtgagacacctcaggaggttggcgtcgaagttaggcttggtgctcaggccatccaaaagaaaagtagtttcaagtaccttgggtctatcatgcaaggcaacggggagattgacgatgatgtcacacatcgtattggggtagggtggatgaaatggaggctagcttctGGAGtgttatgtgacaagaaggtgccaccacaactcaagggcaagttctacagagtggtggttagaccggctatgttgtatggggcggagtgttggccagttaagatctctcacgttcaaaagatgaaagttgccgagatgagaatgttgagatggatgtgtgggcacactaggagtgacaggattagaaatgaggctattcgggataaggtgggagtggcctcggtggaagacaagatgcgggaaatgcgactgagatggtttgggcatgtgaagaggagagacatagatgccccagtgcggaggtgtgagaggttagccatggatggtttcagaagaggtaggggtaggccaaagaaatattggggagaggtgattagacaggacatgacgcagttacagcttaccgaggacatgaccttagataggagggtgtggaggacccacattagggtagaaggctag